A region from the Vicia villosa cultivar HV-30 ecotype Madison, WI linkage group LG3, Vvil1.0, whole genome shotgun sequence genome encodes:
- the LOC131656446 gene encoding probable amino acid permease 7 — translation MVVKNSLQITRTASGAYDDDGRAKRTGNLKSAVAHIITAVIGSGVLSLAWSIAQLGWIGGPIALLCCAIATYISSFLLSDCYRNPDPVTGKRNYSFTDAVRVNLGPKKTFVAGFLQCLSLYGASTSYVITTATSLRAVMRSNCYHKEGHNAPCNYDANLYMLLFGLVQIVMSFIPDLHNMAWLSIVAAIMSFSYSFIGLGLGISRVIKNGRIMGSVTGVQTANVVDKIWLIFQALGDISFSYPYAMLLLEIQDTLESPPAENQTMKKASMIAIFITTFFYLCCGCFGYAAFGNATPGNLLTGFGFYEPFWLIDIANVCIIIHLAGGYQIFSQPIYSAADRWCSRKYPNSGFVNDFHRVKLPLLPAFEINLYRFCFRTTYVISTTGLAVLFPYFNQVIGVLGCINFWPLAIYFPVEVYFVQMKIGAWTRKWIVLRIFSFACFLVTMVGLIGSLEGIIREKLRKK, via the exons ATGGTTGTGAAAAACTCTCTACAAATAACAAGAACTGCTTCCGGTGCTTACGATGATGATGGACGTGCCAAAAGAACAG GAAATCTGAAAAGTGCTGTGGCTCATATCATCACAGCTGTTATTGGTTCTGGTGTTTTGTCTTTGGCTTGGAGTATTGCTCAATTAGGATGGATTGGAGGACCAATTGCCTTGTTGTGTTGCGCGATAGCTACCTATATTTCTTCATTCCTTTTGTCTGATTGTTACAGAAATCCTGACCCGGTAACTGGGAAAAGAAATTACTCTTTCACCGATGCTGTTAGAGTCAATCTTG GTCCGAAAAAGACATTTGTGGCTGGTTTCCTACAATGCTTGAGCTTGTATGGGGCTAGTACATCCTATGTAATTACCACAGCAACCAGTTTGAGGGCTGTTATGAGATCAAATTGTTATCATAAGGAAGGACACAACGCTCCTTGTAATTATGATGCAAATTTGTATATGTTGCTGTTTGGACTTGTTCAGATAGTAATGTCATTCATACCGGATCTCCATAACATGGCATGGCTTTCAATTGTTGCTGCAATAATGTCCTTTTCATACTCATTCATTGGACTAGGACTTGGCATATCAAGAGTCATTA AAAATGGAAGAATTATGGGAAGTGTAACAGGAGTTCAAACTGCTAATGTTGTTGACAAAATCTGGTTAATCTTCCAGGCACTTGGTGACATTAGCTTTTCTTATCCATATGCAATGCTCCTTCTTGAGATACAG GACACTCTAGAGTCTCCTCCAGCAGAGAATCAAACCATGAAAAAGGCCTCTATGATTGCCATCTTCATCACAACATTCTTCTACCTATGTTGTGGATGCTTTGGATATGCAGCTTTTGGAAATGCTACACCAGGAAATCTATTGACAGGGTTTGGATTTTACGAGCCTTTCTGGCTTATTGACATTGCCAATGTTTGTATTATCATTCATTTGGCAGGAGGATATCAG ATATTCAGTCAACCAATATATAGTGCTGCTGATAGATGGTGTTCAAGAAAATATCCTAACAGTGGCTTTGTGAATGATTTCCACAGAGTGAAACTTCCTTTATTACCGGCTTTTGAGATAAATCTTTACAGGTTTTGTTTTAGAACAACCTATGTGATTTCAACCACTGGACTTGCAGTCTTATTTCCTTACTTCAACCAAGTTATTGGAGTATTAGGCTGCATTAATTTTTGGCCATTGGCTATATATTTTCCAGTTGAGGTGTATTTTGTACAGATGAAAATTGGAGCTTGGACTAGAAAATGGATTGTTCTAAGGATATTTAGCTTTGCTTGCTTTCTTGTAACAATGGTTGGGTTAATTGGATCACTTGAAGGAATCATACGGGAGAAACTCCGCAAAAAATGA